From the genome of Capsicum annuum cultivar UCD-10X-F1 chromosome 4, UCD10Xv1.1, whole genome shotgun sequence:
NNNNNNNNNNNNNNNNNNNNNNNNNNNNNNNNNNNNNNNNNNNNNNNNNNNNNNNNNNNNNNNNNNNNNNNNNNNNNNNNNNNNNNNNNNNNNNNNNNNNNNNNNNNNNNNNNNNNNNNNNNNNNNNNNNNNNNNNNNNNNNNNNNNNNNNNNNNNNNNNNNNNNNNNNNNNNNNNNNNNNNNNNNNNNNNNNNNNNNNNNNNNNNNNNNNNNNNNNNNNNNNNNNNNNNNNNNNNNNNNNNNNNNNNNNNNNNNNNNNNNNNNNNNNNNNNNNNNNNNNNNNNNNNNCAATTTCAATATGTGAGCTAACTTACAAAGCCTTGAAAACAGACTCTGACAGATAAAAATGCAAGGAAGACCGGGGACCCTTTTGTTCTTCTATCGTTGTTGCTCAAAAGCGATGATGATACACGATCTTGGAGAAAGCAAGAGTTTGATAACATTTTCAGATATGATGAATATCAATTTCAATATGTGAGCTAACTTACaaagccttgaaaacagcctctgacaGACAGAAATGCAAGGAAGACCGCGGACCCTTTTGTTCTTCTATCGTTGTTGCTCAAAAGCGATGATGATACACGGTCTTGGAGAAAGCAAGAGTTTGCTAACATTTCCAGATATGATGAATATCAATTTCAATATGTGAGCTAACTTTCAAAGCCTTGAAAACAACCTTTGACAGATAGATATGCAAGGAAGACCGTGGACCCTTTCACGGATCCTGCACGTAGCAGGAGCTTTTTAGAGCaccaggctgccctttttttgatttttaaaaatattttatcattatcataTCATATTAATTTGATATGATTCGATATATTTAAGTTCGCTACGGTAAATCGATCACAATAGTTTTGTATGACGTCGAATTATAGAGAATAAATAGTTTGTGCCTTAATCAATTACATGGAAAGGACGTGTCAATCAAGATAGATCCATCAAAGTTCCAATGAATTTCCTAGCTGAACTACACCAACTCTCTTCGATACACACCTCGACGTTGACTAAACATAGCAAGTTTTTGTCATAatcacaatatatatacaatttatatgcATATTTTATACACAAAATTACATGTATTTTATAAAATTGCAATTTATATGCATATTTCCGATCACATAACAATAActactttatcagttactccaagactTGCTTTCCTGTTGATATAAACTATGCTTAACTAAATATtgattttgctcatgtttatCTGGTGCAAACTCTATTTGAGATATGATAGTTTTGAAGCTTTTGAATTTTGTTGTATTGATTTATTTGCATTTCAAATCAGTGACTTTATTAAGGGTATCATAGCGTATAAGAATAATATCGAAGAGAATGTATGTTAAGGTTGAGATCATTTCTTATTCGCTATTTTAAGGtagttctatatttttatttgttcagtatactaaaaatatttgtacGATAATATTTGTCCAATTTAAATAATCATCGATAATTAATTACTCTTTTGTGTTCATTTTATCTTTACTATTAAATGGTCTATTCATCACCCAAAACATTAAGTTCATCATATTTAAATGATCATAttataaaattactttattatttattgtttttcaAGGTGTGCTAAGTTACAGATATACAAGCCAAGATAGACGAAGGgagtaaaatatttaatttttttaatatagccTACCAAATGACCTTTACTAGTTTTTCTTGATTCGATTATTTTTTGGGGGTATTTTAGATGAGATTTTGAggggaaaaaaaaaagtaaaagtaaatgaTATGGATAAGAAGATAAAGTATGACTATTTCAAAAGTAtacaattattaattattaatgcATATGGAAGTATATTAATGAAGAATGTCAATTTATATACAATTATTAATTTGATCCATATTGGATAGCAACTACTTGACTTCTTCATATAAATTTAGTttggatattttcaaataaaactttGATAatgaaaagagattttttttttctttctagtgGCCAAGGGAGTATTACAAAAAGAAAATGAGTAAAGAGAATGTTCAATAAGTGGTGACTATTTTAGGAGCTTGGTATGGTAAGGTATTCAAAAATTTGgtttattaattttgattatagttgaatatttttaaatttgattatatcatataatatattaataaaaatcatGACTTCGAATTTTTAAGAGACATTTCAATTATATCATATTAACATTTTACAAATATGAACACACTCAAATGAAAGTAGAAAACAACTTTTCTTCATTAGTCAAGTAGTCAACTACGTAAAAAAAGATATCTAATTGATCTCTAATTAAATACTTTGGCCAAACATTCATGATATTTCGATacaaaaatcttttaaaatacaACTAAATATAGTATCGAATGTCATAATACTcgaaatacaatatcaaaatttcttttaaaatacaTACTAAATGCAATATCAAATAGCATAATACTCTAAACACAATATCAAAAGTTTTGATAATAATTCAATATTTACTAAACTAAGCATACCCCTACTATAAATTCTATTTCCTAAATTAATGGTATCATAATTAGGATCATTTACAAGCTTTTATTTAATATAGATTGTCAACGTTGGATTTGGTCATACTTgatagtttaaatttttgtttttttcaaattGACACAAATAACAAACTTAAACAATTTGCCTCTTATTCTATGTTATATATTAATATCATTCAAAGTATTTTATTACCTATCATGTAACGCAGCAACTTTAGAAAAAAAGTTCATGCTTACGTTGACACCTAATCtaatctttatctaaaagattttattaatttctattatatcaagAATTTTTACAATATTAATCTTACAATAATTGCTCCGTTCGTGTACCTCACTCCAATGATATAGTTTTATAAAATTACTTcaatactataaaaaatatgcatgaactaataaatatttttgcatATTGAATAACCTACATTTACAATAAATtaataatgtaaaatcaattttggAGCTACACAATGCATGGCCCCTTGTCACCTCCTTCTCTTTTCAATACATTGTTGTTCATCTCTCTTTATTAGATCATTATGAACTAAATGGACCACCATATATACATGTGACATGttactctaaaaaataatttttttattctcaaatttttcaagctaatatttcaaataaataaataaataaataatatacacAAAACATCATGAGTTATCAAGAATTAATTCAAGAAACAATGCAAAAATTAGAATGTTATGCCTCGAACCAACATATAGGATATGACCtagaaaatcatataattaaaatcAGTAGTGGACTCAGAATTTGAGGATAGTGGtagcttaaaaaaattaaaaactgaaaataataaaaatttacctCAATGAGGTTCAAACCCGAGGCATCCCTTTCAGTGGAGAACCTTAAAGTCAACTTAAATGTCAATGTGCAcaatcaactttttattttagtagatgcttttatatattatatacctaTTTTCGTATATTTTCTATGTAGTTTTACCTATTCTGCGTTGAGTTTAGTGGGTGCCGAAGCACCCCACAAATAAATGTAGATCCGCCCTTAATTAAATTTATACATTTAATATCAAAGTGaaatgaaatatcaattgtttgatGTTGCCCCTGAATATCTTAAAATCTTGATGACGATACTAAAGTACACATTAATAAGGTGCTCTACAAGTTTTGGGCGGCAAGGACAACAATGAATGCACAACAAAGTTTATGCAAGAGAATCGCTCCAGCCACTCCAATCCATTTTCATAGCCATTCTAGGCCTGACAATGCTTGCtcaacaaaatttcaactaattctAGAGTTCATTTAAGAATCGGATAATAAAGACGATTTGAAAGGTTTATCGGGGCTGACTCTTCAAAGCAGGCAACTGAGGCATACAAGACATGGACCTCCATCCATGACAATGCATCTTGAATCCAGTCAAAATGTCTTTtgttaataaatcataaatcGAGTCAACTGATTGAAGGTTAAAGATTTCATGAGGTAGTGAACCAAATTTACTACTCCCATTCATCTATAACAGAAAACAATTAATGAGTCTTGCCTCCTTCTCCCATATTATTTCAACTTCATAATCTTTTTGTAGCTTTGATTAGTTGTTTTATTATAATCAAAACTATTCTTGTTAACATTGATAATTGAACATCATACTACAATTACtatttgaaaaatcattgaagaaaaataaaatccaagATTGCTTAGTGCAATATGAAAAACAATAATGAGGCAAACTTATTGCATCAAGCAAGTTTAGAcgatgaaggacaaaaagtttgaatcacgatcttcatatttttaatattgaagatgaagataaaattataatatttcaaaaataaatatttcacttcAAACTTTATGTATAATAGTATTTTTATTACACATTTAATTACTTTTAATGACGTGACAGTCCAAGAAGAAAAACATGAAAGAGCCAATTCAAACTCAAACAAACTCTGCTCAAGCTCAATTTTACTTCACAAATCTCAATTGAGTTCGATTCGACTTCACTTGACTCGACGCCTAAACGTAATCAAACACATAAATAAGTACACAAAGGTTATAATAAAGTCCTCACTAAATATTACAAAGAGAGTTCGATAAATattaaatgaataattaaaaaatttaagagatcaaaattattaaatatatacataaaagaacTATTTTAAACCCACTCTCAATTTTCTCCCAATTTATTATAGTAAATTTGTTTTTACACTCGAACTACGATCTGTTTTGATTGACTATTTGAgcttataataaattatatatttttaattcaaattttgaaaattaaaattgtacatatttatttccaacaaattttcattcatggaaaataaacttcaaccataaataaaaatatgaagaaacaacagttttattgataaacgaggTGGTTATAaatttgttcctcccttgattcttcactcgattttctccgtaattcgaggaccGTTAGTGACGTTTTTCTCattcttctcttgattttttctGTAATTCAAGGGTTGTTAGTGGCCTCCCATGATTTTATGGGATATTGGAGGTCctgatctttttacgaatacccatctGTTTCAGGAAATATGTTGCCCTTTAAATAAGCGGGATATAGGATAAATAGCCTCCTAGAATTCTAACAACAACATAATTTGGATTCTCTTGAAGAgtaattttagatgtctacaataTTTTCAAACACACtttatgtaaataaattaattacttaaaatatatttcCTTTTGCTTAAAAACTAAACATGCTTACCTTGACTCTAATTCAGtctttatccaaaataattcaatttatgtCCGTAAATATAAAGATTCTTTTTACAATATCAAAGTTATGCACCTAATTGCATTAAAAATGTTGCTTATCCACATGTTTCAATAAATAGATATCTATAAAAATTCAAGTTatccaaattaaaccaaaaattaAATATCACTCCACTCTCCCCAAGTTTTTCATacatttctctttaatttcacCATGAAtcaattcttcaagaattcaagatttggTTTTTGGGATTTTCAGTCTATGTAATATACACACAATATTACTATAATTATTGAGCTTTACACAATcgaattatgatatattttgattGAATACCTGAATTTATGATAAGTAATTAATATTAtgcactttttaaaaaaagaaattatacaCATTTTCAAAAGCCTTTTACGTAAATAAATTAATGACATATAATATGCTAGCGTCTTTAATAATCCCATAAAACTTAACATGCTTAATTGCTCACATTGAGAgtccgtttggataggattaaaaaaacactttttagcttaaatgattaaaaatttaaataagtgCTTACAAATTAAATAGATAAATGTTCGGATAGGAGTGCTGAAAgtaaaaaaaacttcaaataagcattttttttggtcaaatgatttaaatattcttaaagttgttaacaccataagtaaggtgaattatttataattttaattctaataattcagaaataatttctatttaaatacacTTTCAGCATAAAGTGATTATGTGAagtcaatttataaaaataagttattttttatttttaaatatgaaaaataaaaattttaggactttttttatataaaaatagtattatattgtaatattgcaAACTTGCAATAAATCTCCTGTGCAACGATAGACTCactaaaaacaaaagagaaagatgaagaaattGGAGGAAAGAGACGAAGAGAAGCAGtcaagagattttttttttttttttttatatttaagagcTATAAATTAAGGATATTATTAGAATTGGAgtaaaatataagggataaaacgataaatattttgatcaaaattaaaagaattttaatttaaaaaataaaaactcactttttattttttaaccagTTTTTAGGCTTTTTAAGCCTTTTTTAATATTACCaaacatctaaaaaaaaatttaaaaaataaattaaaagttaatttgatcaaattttaatcCTATCTAAAAATTCTTACTCTGCTataatccttttccaaaataattcAATTCATGTCCATAAATataaagattctttttttttttttttaaaatttttacaataactCAGGCACCTACTAAAATTtacatttattttaaagattaaagatTATAAATCACAATTTTACTATAAAGTCCAAATTATCACATGTAACCAAAAAGTAGACAATACTTTTCTCTTCTATTCTACTGTCACCATgaataaattcttcaagaattcaagattggTTATTGGTATTTTCAATCTCAGTAAAATATACCCAAAAGATACAAAATCAACTAGACAATTATGTAATCTTACTGATTCTTGGAAATCAATGGATGGTCTAGTTAAATGTTCTGCAAATTTTGAACCATTGACACCTTTAAGTTTCTTGGAAAGAGCAGCTAATGTATTTAGAGATAGAACTAGTGTTGTTTATGGAGAAAAATTGAAGTATAATTGGGAAGAAACACATAATAGGTGTGTTAAACTTGCTTCTTCTCTTGTTCATTTGGGAATTTCTCATGGTGATGTGGTAAGTTGTTTGGTTTCTATTTTGGAAAATTTAATGTTATTGATATCTTTTGTGAAGTTAAtgtatttggtttgatttgacaAGGAATTTAAGAAAGAACGACTCTTTGAGAAGCTTATGTATTTGGTTTAATAGTAGTGAGGAGTGCTTTGATTGTATATGTGCTTGTAGTTTCTTGTAGTTTTTGTTCGTAGTGTTCTGATGATGTTTGTGTTctcaaatagatagtttatagtatttattCTGTTGGTGttttattcttgtattattcagTGGTGTGTTATcacattttgttgtttattttatattttatatttttatggtgTATGATATACTGTTATTTATCCTGAATCGAggatctatcgaaaataacctcacTACTTCATCATCAGTAGTGGTATGGGTGTCATTTGGGAACTTGTCATGGAGATGTGGTAAGTTTTTTGGTTCTATTTGGAAAAATTAATGTTATTGATATCCTTTGAGAAGTTTCTGTAGTATTTGGTTGCGTTATGTGGTTGTTGTAAGGAGTTTTTGAAGTTTGTGATCTTATAAGTAGTTCTTGGTTTCTGTTTAGAAAATTTAATCTCATTGATATCTTTTGAGAAGTTTAtgtatttggtttgattttacacaaaatttaagaaagaatgaCTTTTTGAGGAGTTCATGTATTTGTTTTCCATCCGGTGTTCGGTATACGCATTGGAGTTCCGACTAATTTGGATGGCGCAGTGCCAGAACTCATTCTGGGGTGAAGCTCCCAATAGAATTTTCTCCATATCTAGGGCTCGGATCCGAGaactctggttaagggtggagtagTCCCATTATGTATTTGTTTTAATAATAGggaggagtgctttgtttgtatctgTATTTATAGTTTTTGTTTGTAGTGTTTTGGTGATATTTGTGATCTCGAATAGATAGTTTACAACATTACTCTGTCagtgtcttattttttttattatctcgCGTTGTgttattccttttttttaattgttgttgtttgatatactgttatctgtcctgagtcgggggtctatcagaaacaacctctctacttcatctgaaatagtggtatggactgcgtacactttaccctccccagaccccacttgatggaaatacactgaatatgttgtttttgttgttgtctaTCGGAAACTGTTTTTCTATCCTAACAAAAGTAAGAGTAAGATTTGGTACATTCTATCCTTGATAGAACCTCTTTATGAGATTAAActgattatgttgttgttgtaatgacTTTTTGAAATTTGTGATCTTATAAGTTTAGACATTTTTTTTCTATGGGCTATTCTGTTAGTGGAAAatttattttgtatcatttgaGAAGATTAACAATTAGTGTAGCATAAATTTGGTTTGATAcggaatttaagaaaaaaagaaacttttttGTTTCAATTCCAAGAAACCTTTTTGTTTAAATTCCAAGTGTTTTAGTTTCACTGTACACGAAGTTTAAGACTGTcaagaaaaatcttttagttttgttCTATTTGAGACTCAAAGGCGGTGCCAGGATTTGAAGCTTATGGGTTATTAATTCTGATCTTTTAAGTTATTGAGTTCGAAATTAATAATCTGAAGATATTAAATgaatttttatgataaaaaacaATATTTGAACCAAAACTATTggttagtaatctatttttatcaCTTTAAGAAGTTTACAATGttagaaagttttgaatttttgatgtTGACTTGCTACCTAATAGAATTAAAGTAGAAAATTTTTCTGGGGTAGGTTTATTTCATTTCTAGTATGTTTTGTAATTTGAAAGACAGATAATATATTTTGGGTTATGGTAGAAGGATAGTAGGAACGGGTGCGTCAGTGTTAGTAGGTAGGAGGACTTTGTTACCCGTGTTAGTAGCTATAGTACTAGTATTATTTCAGAATGTTGTATTACTTGTGAATCTTGTCTATGGTATTATTGGGTGCGGTATGTATATTGTATCTTATCCTTTTACTATTCCTTTTCTAGATCattttatcttgagccgagggtctatcgaaactGCCTCTCTATCTCACTTCTGAGttagtggtatggattgcataCACTTACCCTTTCCAGagcccacttggtgggaatatactggagatgttgttgttgttgtataaccCATTAATTGAAATTAATCGAGCTGGCTATATATGGTCCACTATGTTACTTAGACTCTTCAAAATGTTGCCGCATCGGTGTGGGAGCTTGTCTATGCACTATAACCAATGAGTTGCAATTAATCTAGTTATCTATATCTGTGTTATGCTTGGATTTGCTAAAATGTTGCCGTATTCGTGTCGGACCCTCCAAAAATGCGCTATTTTTGGAAGATCTGATATGCATCCGGGGACATTTTTTAGGAGTCCAGCAGCAAAATATATGGGAGCCTGTCTTTGCTCTGTTGCATATTTACCTACATTATGTACTTCTTCATTTTTATAGATTTGAAGTTTTTTTCTGTAGGTTGCAACTCTGGCTCCTAATGTACCAGCAATGCAAGAGCTACATTTTGCTGTACCGATGGCAGGAGCGATTCTTTGTACGTTAAATACACGCCATGATTCAGCTATGTTATCGATACTTCTGATGCATTCGGAAGCTAAGGTCATATTTGTGGATCAACAATTGCTCGAAGTTGCTCGAGGAGCATTAGCTCTTCTTATTGAAAAGAAGCAGAAACCGCCTCTTCTTGTTGTGATCCATCAATCTGATGATGACTCGTCTGCTATTGATAACGTAAATGTTCGCGATCATGAATATGAAAGTCTCGTCAGAAGTGGGGAAAGCGATTTTTCTATAAGGTGGCCGAGAACTGAATTTGACCCTATTAGTATTAACTATACTTCAGGTACAACTTCGCGTCCCAAAGGAGTTGTATACAATCATAGAGGTGCGTATCTCAATACAATCGCGACTTTTTTGCTTCATGAGATGAGTATGTTCCCTGTGTATCTGTGGACCGTTCCAATGTTTCACTGCAACGGTTGGTGTATGGCTTGGGGACTTGCAGCGTTGGGTGGCACGAATGTTTGTCTTAGAAATGTCTCTCCAAAAGACATATTTGAAAACATTTTGTTGCATAAAGTCACACATATGGGTGGTGCACCAGCTGTCTTGAACAAGATTGTGAATTCGCCTCCGTGTGACCTGAAGCCACTAGCTCACAAGGTTAGCATTATGACAGGTGGTTCACCGCCTCCACCGCAAGTCATTTCCAAAATGGAGAAGCTAGGGTTCAGCGTAAATCACTTATACGGACTAACAGAGACATACGGTCCAGGTACATATTGTTTGTGGAAGCCCGATTGGGATTCTTTGCCTCCTGACAAAAAATTTATACTGAAAGCCAGACAAGGAGTGCAACATCTTTGTTTAAAAGAAGTTGATATACGCGATTCTACCACCATGGAAAAGGTTCCGGCTGATGGTAAGACAATCGGGGAAATCATGTTTCGAGGGAATACTGTGATGAGCGGATACTTGAAAGATACAAAAGCAACAGAAGAAGCTTTT
Proteins encoded in this window:
- the LOC107868233 gene encoding isovalerate--CoA ligase AAE2, coding for MNKFFKNSRLVIGIFNLSKIYPKDTKSTRQLCNLTDSWKSMDGLVKCSANFEPLTPLSFLERAANVFRDRTSVVYGEKLKYNWEETHNRCVKLASSLVHLGISHGDVVATLAPNVPAMQELHFAVPMAGAILCTLNTRHDSAMLSILLMHSEAKVIFVDQQLLEVARGALALLIEKKQKPPLLVVIHQSDDDSSAIDNVNVRDHEYESLVRSGESDFSIRWPRTEFDPISINYTSGTTSRPKGVVYNHRGAYLNTIATFLLHEMSMFPVYLWTVPMFHCNGWCMAWGLAALGGTNVCLRNVSPKDIFENILLHKVTHMGGAPAVLNKIVNSPPCDLKPLAHKVSIMTGGSPPPPQVISKMEKLGFSVNHLYGLTETYGPGTYCLWKPDWDSLPPDKKFILKARQGVQHLCLKEVDIRDSTTMEKVPADGKTIGEIMFRGNTVMSGYLKDTKATEEAFKGGWFHSGDLAVKHPDGYIEVKDRLKDIIISGGENISTVEVERVLYSHPGVLEAAVVARPDNHWGQTPCAFVKLKEGFSVGDQEIINFCRDNLPHYMAPRTVIFDDIPKTSTGKIQKFILREKANALGSLF